One region of Zingiber officinale cultivar Zhangliang chromosome 7B, Zo_v1.1, whole genome shotgun sequence genomic DNA includes:
- the LOC122004538 gene encoding 1-aminocyclopropane-1-carboxylate synthase-like, with protein sequence MEVHDEVSSHYQVLSRMATCDGHGENSCYFDGWKAYDEDPFHPTKNSNGVIQMGLAENQLCLELIQEWIKKNPQASICTKEGVSDFKDIANFQDYHGLQDFREAIALFMEKVRGGKVKFDPDRIVMSGGATGAQETLAFCLANPGQAFLVPTPYYPAFDRDFQWRTGVKLLPIHCDSSNNFKITKTALVNAFQDARNSGITVKGILVTNPSNPLGTVMDTKTLRTLVSFACEKRIHLICDEVFSGTVFGEPEYVSVAAILDEVSPHCDRTLFHIAYSLSKDLGVPGFRVGIIYSFNDAVVRCARRMSSFGLVSTQTQRLLANMLRDDHFTTNLLAENKRRLRLQHQRFTAGLSEVGIHCLDGSAGLFCWMNLQWMLKAETVAAELELWRVIIYDVKLNISPGSSFHCSEPGWFRVCFANMDEETMEAALERIRRFVQRTASDKPRTIKSNKKRWRPSRRLSVPPELNSITVMSPRLISPRPPLDQTAN encoded by the exons ATGGAAGTTCATGATGAGGTGAGCTCGCACTACCAGGTCCTCTCGAGGATGGCAACATGTGATGGCCATGGAGAGAACTCCTGCTACTTTGATGGATGGAAAGCGTACGATGAAGACCCTTTCCACCCGACCAAAAACTCCAACGGAGTCATCCAAATGGGACTCGCAGAAAACCAG cTCTGCCTCGAGTTGATTCAAGAATGGATTAAGAAGAACCCACAGGCGTCAATCTGCACGAAGGAGGGAGTGTCAGATTTCAAAGACATTGCCAATTTCCAGGACTATCACGGCCTACAAGATTTCAGAGAG GCGATCGCTTTGTTTATGGAGAAAGTGAGAGGTGGAAAAGTTAAATTTGACCCGGACCGCATCGTGATGAGCGGCGGAGCCACCGGAGCACAAGAAACGCTTGCATTTTGCCTCGCTAACCCTGGCCAAGCTTTCCTCGTTCCGACACCATATTATCCGGC ATTCGATCGAGACTTCCAATGGAGGACGGGAGTGAAGCTTCTTCCCATCCACTGTGACAGCTCCAACAACTTCAAGATCACTAAAACCGCGCTGGTAAATGCCTTCCAGGACGCGCGTAACTCCGGAATTACCGTCAAGGGAATCCTGGTAACCAACCCTTCCAATCCCCTGGGCACCGTCATGGACACCAAGACACTGCGAACTCTCGTCAGCTTCGCCTGCGAGAAGAGAATCCACTTGATCTGCGACGAGGTCTTCTCTGGGACCGTCTTCGGCGAGCCCGAATACGTCAGCGTGGCTGCGATCCTCGACGAAGTCTCCCCCCATTGCGACAGGACCCTGTTCCACATCGCCTACAGCTTGTCCAAGGACCTGGGCGTCCCTGGATTCCGCGTGGGGATCATCTACTCCTTTAACGACGCGGTTGTCCGATGCGCTCGCAGGATGTCCAGCTTCGGGCTGGTGTCCACTCAGACGCAGAGGCTGCTGGCCAACATGCTGCGCGACGACCACTTCACGACCAATCTCTTGGCAGAGAACAAGCGGCGGCTGCGTCTTCAGCACCAGCGTTTCACGGCGGGGCTGAGCGAGGTCGGGATACATTGCTTGGACGGCAGCGCGGGGCTGTTTTGCTGGATGAACTTGCAGTGGATGTTGAAAGCGGAGACGGTGGCGGCAGAGCTGGAGCTTTGGCGGGTGATTATCTATGATGTTAAGCTCAACATATCGCCGGGGTCGTCATTCCACTGCTCGGAGCCTGGGTGGTTCAGGGTGTGCTTCGCCAACATGGATGAGGAGACCATGGAAGCCGCGCTGGAGAGAATCAGGAGGTTCGTGCAGCGGACGGCGAGTGATAAGCCGCGAACGATAAAGAGCAACAAGAAGAGGTGGCGTCCGTCGCGGCGCTTGAGCGTGCCTCCGGAGCTCAACAGCATCACCGTGATGAGCCCACGGCTGATATCACCGCGGCCGCCTCTGGATCAAACCGCCAACTGA